The Oncorhynchus masou masou isolate Uvic2021 chromosome 6, UVic_Omas_1.1, whole genome shotgun sequence genome has a window encoding:
- the LOC135541146 gene encoding uncharacterized protein LOC135541146, which yields MSFGPASHVIRPASHVIRPASHVIRPARSSHVIRPARPVWSFARQSFARPASHSARLSRQSFARPVQSMSPARQSGHSARPSSHSPARPVIRPPARQSFARPPGQSFARPGQSFGPASHSPGPASHSPGPASHSPARPVIRPPVPAMSFARPSCHSPARHVIRPGPSCHSARPVMSFGPASHSARPVIRPGPASHSARPGQSFGPARPVIRPARPVIRPGPASHSARPGQSFGPARPVIRPASHSPARQSFARQSFARPGQSFGPARPGQSFGPARPGQSFGPPGQSFARQSFARQSFARPARPVIRPGPPGQSFGPARPLGQSFGPGPGPASHSPGPASHSPGPASHSPARSSHHSPGPASHSARPGQSFGPARPVIRPGPASHSALLGQSFGPASHSARPVIRPGPASHSARPGQSFGPASHLAQPVPSFSPA from the coding sequence ATGTCATTCGGCCCGGCCAGTCATGTCATTCGCCCGGCCAGTCATGTCATTCGGCCCGCCAGTCATGTCATTCGCCCAGCCCGGTCCAGTCATGTCATTCGCCCGGCCAGGCCTGTCTGGTCATTCGCCCGCCAGTCATTCGCCCGCCCGGCCAGTCATTCAGCCCGCCTGTCCCGCCAGTCATTCGCCCGCCCGGTCCAGTCCATGTCGCCCGCCCGCCAGTCTGGTCATTCAGCCCGCCCGTCCAGTCATTCGCCCGCCCGGCCAGTCATTCGCCCGCCCGCCCGCCAGTCATTCGCCCGCCCGCCCGGCCAGTCATTCGCCCGGCCCGGCCAGTCATTCGGCCCGGCCAGTCATTCGCCCGGCCCGGCCAGTCATTCGCCCGGCCCGGCCAGTCATTCGCCCGCCCGGCCAGTCATTCGCCCGCCCGTCCCGGCCATGTCATTCGCCCGCCCGTCATGTCATTCGCCCGCCCGTCATGTCATTCGGCCCGGCCCGTCATGTCATTCGGCCCGGCCAGTCATGTCATTCGGCCCGGCCAGTCATTCGGCCCGGCCAGTCATTCGGCCCGGCCCGGCCAGTCATTCGGCCCGGCCCGGCCAGTCATTCGGCCCGGCCCGGCCAGTCATTCGGCCCGCCCGGCCAGTCATTCGGCCCGGCCCGGCCAGTCATTCGGCCCGGCCCGGCCAGTCATTCGGCCCGGCCCGGCCAGTCATTCGCCCGGCCAGTCATTCGCCCGCCCGCCAGTCATTCGCCCGCCAGTCATTCGCCCGGCCCGGCCAGTCATTCGGCCCGGCCCGGCCCGGCCAGTCATTCGGCCCGGCCCGGCCCGGCCAGTCATTCGGCCCGCCCGGCCAGTCATTCGCCCGCCAGTCATTCGCCCGCCAGTCATTCGCCCGGCCCGCCCGGCCAGTCATTCGGCCCGGCCCGCCCGGCCAGTCATTCGGCCCGGCCCGCCCGCTTGGCCAGTCATTCGGCCCTGGGCCCGGCCCGGCCAGTCATTCGCCCGGCCCGGCCAGTCATTCGCCCGGCCCGGCCAGTCATTCGCCCGCCCGGTCCAGTCATCATTCGCCCGGCCCGGCCAGTCATTCGGCCCGGCCCGGCCAGTCATTCGGCCCGGCCCGGCCAGTCATTCGGCCCGGCCCGGCCAGTCATTCGGCCCTGCTTGGCCAGTCATTTGGCCCGGCCAGTCATTCGGCCCGGCCAGTCATTCGGCCCGGCCCGGCCAGTCATTCGGCCCGGCCCGGCCAGTCATTCGGCCCGGCCAGTCATTTAGCCCAGCCTGTTCCGTCATTCAGCCCAGCCTGA